A genomic stretch from Sphingomonas faeni includes:
- the plsX gene encoding phosphate acyltransferase PlsX, protein MPDSGWIAVDAMGGDDGLAVMLAGVALARHQFEGMRFLLVGDEAAIREGLKAHPNLSQHSEIVHAPEVVGSSEKPTQAIRRAKKTSMGIAIDLVKQGRAAAAVSSGNTGALMAMAKLSLRMLPGIDRPALAARLPTLGDTDMVMLDLGANTECDARNLVQFAIMGAAYARTALDIPHPRVALLNIGSEDMKGTDQIRDAAAQLRATPAVDMQFNGFIEGDRLSRGEVDVVVCDGFSGNIALKTAEGTARFVADLLKRAFRSSVRSKLGFLISRPATELLRDHLDPNNHNGAVFLGLNGIVVKSHGGATDRGVATAIGNAAKMVRNDLIRRIADDLGSVEKAA, encoded by the coding sequence ATGCCCGACAGCGGCTGGATCGCGGTCGATGCGATGGGTGGCGATGACGGGCTGGCAGTGATGCTTGCCGGTGTCGCCCTCGCGCGTCATCAATTCGAGGGCATGCGCTTCCTGCTGGTCGGCGACGAAGCTGCGATTCGCGAGGGGCTCAAGGCTCATCCGAACCTGTCGCAGCATTCGGAGATCGTCCACGCGCCGGAAGTCGTCGGGTCGAGCGAAAAGCCGACCCAGGCGATTCGTCGCGCCAAGAAGACCTCGATGGGCATCGCGATCGACCTGGTGAAACAGGGTCGCGCCGCCGCCGCGGTGTCGTCGGGCAATACCGGCGCACTGATGGCGATGGCGAAGCTGTCGTTGCGGATGCTGCCCGGGATCGACCGGCCGGCGCTCGCGGCGCGTCTGCCGACGCTCGGCGATACCGACATGGTGATGCTCGACCTCGGGGCGAACACCGAGTGCGATGCGCGCAACCTCGTCCAGTTCGCGATCATGGGCGCCGCCTATGCGCGCACCGCACTCGACATCCCGCACCCCCGCGTCGCGCTGCTGAATATCGGCAGCGAGGACATGAAGGGCACCGACCAGATTCGCGATGCCGCCGCGCAACTGCGTGCGACGCCTGCGGTCGACATGCAGTTCAACGGCTTCATCGAGGGCGACCGCCTGTCGCGCGGCGAAGTCGACGTGGTCGTGTGCGACGGCTTCTCGGGCAACATCGCGCTGAAGACCGCCGAGGGCACTGCGCGATTCGTCGCCGACCTGCTCAAGCGGGCGTTCCGCAGCTCGGTGCGCTCGAAGCTCGGCTTCCTGATCTCGCGGCCGGCGACCGAATTGCTGCGCGATCACCTCGATCCGAATAACCACAACGGCGCGGTCTTTCTCGGGCTCAATGGCATCGTCGTGAAGAGTCATGGCGGCGCGACCGATCGCGGCGTCGCGACCGCGATCGGCAATGCCGCCAAGATGGTCCGCAACGACCTGATCCGGCGCATCGCCGACGATCTCGGCAGCGTGGAGAAGGCGGCATGA
- the rpmF gene encoding 50S ribosomal protein L32, translated as MAVPKRKTSPSKRGMRRGHDSLTIASFQECPNCGELKRPHNLCGSCGHYNGREILSVEG; from the coding sequence ATGGCCGTCCCCAAAAGAAAAACCTCGCCCTCCAAGCGCGGCATGCGCCGTGGCCACGACTCGCTCACGATCGCGTCGTTCCAGGAATGCCCGAACTGCGGCGAACTGAAGCGCCCGCACAACCTCTGCGGCTCGTGCGGCCATTACAATGGTCGTGAAATCCTCTCGGTCGAGGGTTGA
- a CDS encoding MAPEG family protein, with translation MILPVTLTIAAAAAVVNLWLAFRIVPIRVKDKVLLGDNGNALLQGRMRAHANFTEYAPFILILLGLIELAGGSTTWLWIAGVVFAIARVAHAFGMDRATSSVPRAAGALVTWTLMALLAGWALAIAYQANTVPAAKTFQVVPSGSRA, from the coding sequence GTGATTTTACCCGTGACACTGACGATCGCAGCGGCTGCGGCCGTCGTCAATCTGTGGCTCGCCTTCCGAATCGTGCCGATCCGGGTGAAGGACAAGGTGCTGCTGGGCGATAACGGCAATGCGCTGTTGCAGGGGCGGATGCGCGCGCATGCGAACTTCACCGAATATGCGCCGTTCATCCTGATCCTGCTGGGGCTGATCGAACTCGCTGGCGGATCGACGACGTGGCTGTGGATCGCGGGCGTCGTGTTCGCGATCGCCCGCGTGGCGCACGCGTTCGGGATGGACCGGGCGACGTCGAGCGTGCCGCGGGCGGCGGGTGCGCTGGTGACATGGACGTTGATGGCGTTGCTAGCCGGTTGGGCGCTGGCGATTGCGTATCAGGCGAATACGGTGCCGGCCGCGAAGACGTTCCAGGTCGTGCCGTCGGGTAGTCGGGCATGA
- a CDS encoding M28 family metallopeptidase encodes MSAFRFLPAAALLATSPAVAQVSPERLSADVKTLASDAFEGRAPGTPGETKTIAWLIAQFNAMKAQGGGPNGSWTQPVPLVHTRMGSGTVRAGDTALVQGRDVYLSTVRGVDRVAIANAPMVFVGYGVTAPERGWDDFKGLDLKGKVAVFLVNDPDFEAVAGDDSKGKFGDRRMTYYGRWTYKYEEAARRGAVGALIVHDTAGAGYGWNTVTAPAGENYDIVRKDPESRVMLQGWLEGGAAARLFAASGLDLATMRKAARRSDFRPVALKQAFTTDLPVKHDTAVSQNVLAKLPGKMHPDEVVMFGAHWDAYGVGAPDAQGRTIRPGANDDGLGVAGVLELARSFAKAPRTDRSLVFALWSGEERGLLGSETYAVNPVYPAAKTVANLTLDILQTAGPAKDVMLVGAGQNSLEDMLGDAAKAQGRVVTPEALPERGLFYRADHFSVARRGVPTLLLMAISGAPDLVKGGRTAGQAWLDGYMKCYHQTCDAWNADWDLRGAAQDVDLFHTIGTKLANTRLWPEWRDGSEFKSVRAESAGERK; translated from the coding sequence ATGAGCGCGTTTCGCTTCCTTCCCGCTGCGGCGCTTTTGGCTACATCCCCTGCCGTGGCGCAGGTCTCGCCCGAGCGATTGTCCGCGGATGTGAAGACGCTTGCCTCCGATGCGTTCGAGGGGCGGGCGCCGGGAACGCCGGGTGAGACCAAGACGATCGCCTGGCTGATCGCGCAGTTCAACGCGATGAAGGCGCAAGGCGGCGGCCCGAACGGCAGCTGGACGCAGCCCGTCCCGCTCGTCCACACCCGGATGGGGTCTGGCACCGTGCGCGCCGGCGACACCGCGCTGGTGCAGGGCCGCGACGTCTATCTCAGCACGGTCCGCGGCGTTGACCGCGTCGCCATCGCGAACGCGCCGATGGTGTTCGTCGGCTACGGCGTAACCGCGCCCGAGCGCGGCTGGGACGACTTCAAAGGGCTCGACCTCAAGGGCAAGGTCGCGGTGTTCCTCGTCAACGATCCCGATTTTGAAGCGGTCGCAGGTGACGACTCGAAGGGCAAGTTCGGCGACCGTCGGATGACCTATTACGGCCGCTGGACGTACAAATACGAGGAAGCGGCGCGGCGTGGCGCGGTCGGCGCGCTGATCGTCCACGACACGGCGGGCGCAGGCTATGGCTGGAACACCGTCACCGCCCCCGCTGGCGAGAATTACGATATCGTGCGGAAAGATCCCGAGTCACGGGTGATGCTCCAAGGCTGGCTGGAAGGTGGTGCGGCGGCCCGGTTGTTCGCAGCCTCGGGCCTTGATCTGGCAACGATGCGCAAGGCCGCGCGGCGGAGCGATTTCCGCCCGGTCGCGCTGAAGCAGGCGTTCACCACCGATCTACCCGTGAAGCACGACACCGCCGTGAGCCAGAACGTGCTGGCGAAGCTGCCGGGCAAGATGCATCCCGACGAGGTCGTGATGTTCGGCGCGCACTGGGACGCCTACGGCGTTGGTGCTCCCGACGCGCAGGGACGGACGATCCGGCCCGGCGCGAACGACGATGGGCTCGGCGTGGCGGGTGTGCTCGAACTCGCCCGCAGTTTCGCCAAGGCTCCCCGCACCGACCGCAGCCTCGTCTTCGCGCTGTGGAGCGGCGAGGAGCGCGGGCTGCTCGGCTCGGAAACCTATGCTGTGAACCCGGTCTATCCGGCGGCGAAGACGGTCGCCAATCTGACGCTCGACATCCTCCAGACGGCAGGCCCGGCGAAGGACGTCATGCTGGTCGGCGCCGGCCAGAACAGCCTCGAGGACATGCTGGGTGACGCTGCAAAGGCCCAAGGCCGCGTCGTGACACCCGAAGCGCTTCCCGAACGCGGGCTGTTCTACCGCGCCGACCATTTCTCGGTCGCGCGGCGCGGCGTGCCGACGTTGCTGCTGATGGCGATCAGCGGCGCGCCCGACTTGGTCAAGGGCGGCCGGACTGCGGGGCAGGCTTGGCTCGACGGCTATATGAAATGCTATCACCAGACCTGTGACGCTTGGAACGCGGACTGGGATCTGCGCGGCGCGGCGCAAGACGTCGACCTGTTCCATACGATCGGAACGAAGCTCGCAAACACGCGCTTGTGGCCGGAATGGCGCGACGGGTCGGAGTTCAAGTCGGTGAGGGCTGAAAGCGCGGGGGAGCGGAAGTAG
- a CDS encoding MBL fold metallo-hydrolase, with protein MTNPATPPLRAAIVQVTPIQQNCTIIWCTATMKAAVIDPGGDLPRIMAAVEQAGVTVEKILLTHGHIDHAGGAKRLSNDLGVPIEGPHEADRFWLQRLDQDGPKYGISGVNFEPDRWLVEGDTVAVGDLLLDVYETPGHTEGHVIFHHPPSNFAQVGDVLFQGSVGRSDMPGGNHQVLVKSIVEKLWPLGSDTSFIPGHGPASTFAHERATNMFVSDRALAE; from the coding sequence ATGACAAATCCAGCCACTCCGCCCCTGCGCGCCGCGATCGTCCAGGTCACGCCGATCCAGCAGAACTGCACGATCATCTGGTGCACCGCGACGATGAAGGCGGCGGTGATCGATCCGGGCGGCGATCTCCCGCGGATCATGGCGGCGGTCGAACAGGCGGGGGTGACGGTCGAGAAGATCCTGCTCACGCACGGCCATATCGATCACGCGGGCGGCGCGAAGCGGCTGTCGAACGACCTCGGCGTCCCGATCGAGGGCCCACACGAAGCGGACCGCTTCTGGCTCCAGCGCCTCGACCAGGACGGCCCGAAATACGGCATCTCGGGTGTGAACTTCGAACCCGACCGCTGGCTGGTCGAGGGCGACACGGTCGCGGTCGGCGACCTCCTGCTCGACGTCTACGAAACCCCCGGCCACACCGAAGGTCACGTTATATTCCACCACCCCCCCTCAAACTTCGCCCAAGTCGGCGACGTGCTGTTCCAGGGGTCGGTCGGACGGTCGGACATGCCGGGCGGCAATCACCAGGTACTGGTGAAGTCGATCGTCGAGAAGCTCTGGCCGCTGGGGAGCGATACAAGCTTTATCCCGGGGCATGGGCCGGCGAGCACGTTTGCGCATGAGCGGGCGACGAATATGTTCGTCAGTGATAGGGCTTTGGCGGAATAG
- the pabB gene encoding aminodeoxychorismate synthase component I, with amino-acid sequence MWTAPYVLLDDARAAGAPARLYRDPVGIVRADTLAEVRPALDALRKAREDGLHAAGYLAYEAGAALASRPVDVRTEGPLLWFGLFTEYRTIAPDDVAALLPDPAGAWTGAPAPLIDRETYDASLARVLDLIAAGDIYQANLTFAASVPFVGDPLALYARLRRQAKAGYGALIDTGETRFLSLSPELFFALDGDTLTCRPMKGTAQRGETPEADRALAEALAADPKQRAENLMIVDLMRNDLSRVATHVAVPDLFTVETYPTVHQMTSTVTATLKPDCDAIDVLAALFPCGSITGAPKQRAMEVIAEVEHARVRGIYTGSIGRFDANGDAIFNVAIRTLAVRDDAATMSLGSGIVADSAGNAEWEECHAKGAFVTAGQRRFDLIETMAFDPNEGLTRLEAHLARMKASAQALGFTFDRHTARNELQAATFRLRGPRRIRLLLSPSGAIAIEAAPLPQSPAQATVAIVPLPVASADFRLRHKTSARAFYDDARKAAGTFEVVFEDAEGFLTEGSFTSLFVQRGATLVTPPLLPSQSSGLLPGILRAELIESGRAIEAQITQADLAAGFFIGNAVRGLIPAIVTVANSAKRSV; translated from the coding sequence ATGTGGACCGCGCCCTACGTGTTGCTCGACGATGCCCGCGCGGCAGGAGCCCCGGCGCGATTGTACCGCGACCCCGTCGGAATCGTCCGCGCCGATACCCTGGCCGAGGTCCGCCCCGCACTCGACGCGCTCCGCAAAGCCCGCGAGGACGGACTCCACGCCGCCGGGTACCTAGCCTACGAAGCGGGCGCGGCGCTCGCCTCGAGGCCGGTCGACGTCCGCACCGAAGGCCCACTGCTCTGGTTCGGCCTGTTCACCGAGTACCGGACGATAGCGCCCGACGACGTCGCCGCGCTGCTTCCCGACCCCGCCGGCGCGTGGACCGGCGCACCCGCGCCGCTGATCGACCGCGAGACCTATGACGCCAGCCTGGCGCGCGTGCTCGACCTGATCGCGGCCGGCGACATCTATCAGGCCAACCTCACCTTCGCCGCCAGCGTACCGTTCGTCGGCGACCCGCTTGCGCTCTACGCGCGGCTGCGGCGGCAGGCGAAGGCGGGCTATGGCGCGCTGATCGACACGGGCGAGACCCGGTTCCTGTCGCTGTCCCCCGAACTCTTCTTCGCGCTCGACGGCGATACGCTCACCTGCCGCCCGATGAAGGGCACCGCGCAACGCGGCGAGACGCCCGAAGCCGATCGCGCGCTCGCCGAGGCCCTCGCCGCCGACCCCAAGCAGCGCGCCGAAAACCTGATGATCGTCGACCTGATGCGCAACGACCTGTCGCGCGTCGCCACCCACGTCGCGGTCCCCGACCTGTTCACCGTCGAGACCTATCCGACCGTCCACCAGATGACCTCGACCGTCACCGCGACGCTGAAACCGGACTGCGACGCGATCGACGTGCTGGCCGCGCTATTCCCGTGCGGATCGATCACCGGCGCGCCGAAACAGCGCGCGATGGAGGTCATCGCGGAGGTCGAGCACGCCCGCGTTCGTGGCATCTACACCGGTTCGATCGGCCGGTTCGACGCGAACGGCGACGCGATCTTCAACGTCGCGATCCGGACGCTGGCGGTCCGCGATGACGCGGCGACGATGAGCCTCGGCTCGGGCATCGTCGCCGACAGCGCGGGCAACGCGGAGTGGGAGGAATGCCATGCCAAGGGCGCGTTCGTCACCGCCGGCCAGCGGCGCTTCGACCTGATCGAGACGATGGCGTTCGATCCCAACGAGGGGCTGACCCGTCTCGAAGCGCATCTGGCGCGGATGAAGGCGAGCGCGCAGGCGCTGGGGTTCACGTTCGATCGCCACACCGCGCGCAACGAGCTCCAGGCGGCGACCTTCCGGTTGCGGGGGCCCCGCCGCATCCGCCTGTTGCTGAGCCCGTCGGGCGCGATCGCGATCGAGGCGGCACCGCTGCCGCAATCGCCTGCGCAAGCGACCGTCGCGATCGTGCCGCTGCCGGTCGCCTCCGCCGACTTCCGCCTCCGCCACAAGACGAGCGCGCGGGCCTTCTACGACGATGCGCGCAAGGCCGCGGGCACGTTCGAGGTGGTGTTCGAGGATGCGGAGGGCTTCCTGACCGAAGGGAGTTTCACGTCGCTGTTCGTGCAGCGTGGCGCGACCCTCGTGACGCCGCCGCTGCTGCCGAGCCAGTCTTCGGGCCTGCTCCCCGGTATTTTGCGCGCCGAGCTGATCGAATCGGGTCGCGCGATCGAGGCGCAGATCACCCAGGCCGACCTCGCCGCCGGTTTCTTCATCGGAAATGCGGTCCGTGGGCTCATTCCTGCCATCGTTACGGTTGCGAATTCGGCCAAGCGGAGCGTATAG
- a CDS encoding pyridoxal phosphate-dependent aminotransferase → MHASAALGRISPSPTLAITSRVLELKRAGVDVIGLGAGEPDFDTPDFVKEAAIQAIRDGKTKYTNVDGTIELKQAIVAKFARDNKLIYTTDQVSVNVGGKHTLFNAMVATIDPGDEVVIPAPYWVSYPDVVQFAGGVPVIVKAGPEVGYKLDPAALDAAITPKTKWVILNSPSNPTGAGYTIDELKALGAVLAKHPHVWIFADDMYEHIVYDGFKFATIAEACPELFERTLTVNGCSKAYAMTGWRIGYAGGAAWLIKAMAKLQSQSTSNPCSIAQAAAVAALNGDQSFLAERNTAFQGRRDLVVAMLNEIEGMHCPTPEGAFYVYPSFAELIGKTTPNGRLIDTDEAMVGYLLDDAKVAVVQGAAFGLSPAFRISYATSDALLREACTRIQTACAALK, encoded by the coding sequence ATGCACGCATCCGCCGCGCTCGGCCGCATCAGCCCTTCGCCGACGCTCGCGATCACCTCGCGCGTTCTCGAACTGAAGCGCGCAGGCGTCGACGTGATCGGCCTGGGTGCCGGCGAACCCGATTTCGACACGCCCGACTTCGTGAAAGAGGCGGCGATCCAGGCGATCCGCGACGGCAAGACCAAATACACCAACGTCGACGGGACGATCGAGCTGAAGCAGGCGATCGTCGCCAAGTTCGCGCGCGACAACAAGCTCATCTACACGACCGACCAGGTCAGCGTGAACGTCGGCGGCAAGCACACCCTGTTCAACGCGATGGTCGCGACGATCGATCCGGGCGACGAGGTCGTCATCCCCGCGCCGTACTGGGTCAGCTATCCCGACGTCGTGCAGTTCGCCGGCGGCGTGCCGGTGATCGTCAAGGCGGGGCCCGAGGTCGGCTACAAGCTCGATCCTGCCGCACTCGACGCGGCGATCACGCCCAAGACCAAGTGGGTGATCCTCAATTCGCCGTCGAACCCGACCGGCGCCGGCTACACGATCGACGAACTGAAGGCGCTTGGCGCGGTGCTCGCGAAGCACCCGCACGTGTGGATCTTCGCCGACGATATGTACGAGCACATCGTCTATGACGGCTTCAAGTTCGCGACGATCGCCGAGGCATGCCCCGAGCTGTTCGAGCGCACGCTGACCGTCAACGGCTGTTCGAAGGCGTATGCGATGACCGGCTGGCGGATCGGCTATGCGGGCGGCGCGGCGTGGCTGATCAAGGCGATGGCCAAGCTCCAGTCGCAGTCGACGTCGAACCCGTGCTCGATCGCGCAGGCGGCGGCGGTGGCTGCGCTGAACGGTGACCAGTCGTTCCTCGCCGAGCGCAACACCGCGTTCCAGGGGCGTCGCGATCTGGTGGTGGCGATGCTCAACGAGATCGAGGGAATGCACTGCCCGACGCCGGAGGGTGCGTTCTACGTGTACCCGTCGTTCGCGGAGCTGATCGGCAAGACGACGCCGAACGGCCGCCTGATCGATACCGACGAGGCGATGGTCGGCTATCTGCTCGACGATGCCAAGGTGGCGGTGGTGCAGGGTGCGGCGTTCGGGCTTAGCCCCGCGTTCCGGATCAGCTATGCGACGTCGGACGCGCTGTTGCGCGAGGCTTGCACGCGGATCCAGACGGCGTGTGCCGCGCTGAAGTAA
- the msrA gene encoding peptide-methionine (S)-S-oxide reductase MsrA: protein MKKPLLATLAAVGIAGAFLSTGTAQGARAVVIPAVKTDLPAAAGIQTAVLAGGCFWTMEAVFEHVKGVKAVTAGYAGGTKATATYDQVSAETTRHAEAIRIAYDPRIVSYGTLLRVYFSIAHDPTSLNRQGPDSGTSYRSAIFSQSPAQAQIARAYIAQLGQTRAFSGPIVTKLETGTFYAAEAYHQNFYDRNPTHPYIVMWDKPKMAAFRAAFPTISR from the coding sequence ATGAAAAAGCCGCTTCTCGCCACGCTCGCCGCCGTCGGTATTGCCGGTGCGTTCCTGTCCACCGGTACGGCGCAGGGCGCCCGCGCCGTCGTCATCCCCGCCGTCAAGACCGACCTTCCCGCGGCGGCCGGTATCCAGACCGCGGTACTGGCGGGCGGCTGTTTCTGGACGATGGAAGCGGTGTTCGAGCATGTGAAGGGCGTGAAGGCCGTCACGGCGGGCTATGCCGGTGGCACCAAGGCGACCGCGACCTACGATCAGGTGTCCGCCGAAACGACCCGCCATGCCGAAGCGATCAGGATCGCATACGATCCACGCATCGTGAGCTACGGCACTCTGCTGCGCGTGTATTTCTCGATCGCGCACGATCCGACCAGCCTGAACCGGCAGGGGCCGGACAGCGGCACCAGCTATCGCTCGGCGATCTTCTCGCAGTCGCCGGCACAGGCCCAGATCGCGCGGGCGTATATCGCGCAACTGGGGCAGACACGGGCGTTCTCGGGGCCGATCGTGACGAAGCTGGAGACGGGGACGTTCTATGCGGCCGAGGCATATCACCAGAATTTCTACGACCGGAACCCGACGCATCCGTATATCGTGATGTGGGACAAGCCGAAGATGGCTGCGTTTCGCGCGGCGTTTCCGACGATTTCGCGGTGA
- the pdeM gene encoding ligase-associated DNA damage response endonuclease PdeM encodes MVPFSFGGHALLALAQGALFWPERRALLVADLHFEKASWFAQRGQMLPPYDSIATLADLTALVTATGAREVWCLGDSFHDSDGCERLPQRAQDMLRAMTDGTRWTWITGNHDPAILDRCGGEVVDEVVVDGLVLRHEADRSETRPELSGHFHPKLRLRVRGKSVARRCFVATATKLILPAFGSLTGGLDVDHPEIVRAVGVGAEAMVPVADRMLRFPVAA; translated from the coding sequence ATGGTTCCCTTTTCGTTCGGCGGGCATGCGCTTCTGGCGTTGGCGCAAGGCGCGCTGTTCTGGCCGGAGCGGCGTGCGCTGCTGGTCGCCGACCTGCATTTCGAGAAGGCAAGCTGGTTCGCCCAGCGCGGCCAGATGCTGCCGCCCTATGATTCGATCGCGACATTGGCCGATCTCACCGCGCTGGTTACCGCAACCGGCGCACGCGAGGTCTGGTGCCTGGGTGACAGCTTCCACGACAGCGACGGGTGCGAGCGACTGCCGCAACGCGCGCAGGACATGCTGCGCGCGATGACCGACGGCACGCGCTGGACCTGGATCACGGGCAATCACGATCCGGCTATCCTCGATCGATGTGGTGGGGAGGTCGTGGACGAGGTCGTCGTCGACGGCCTGGTACTGCGCCACGAAGCCGACCGGTCGGAGACGCGACCGGAATTGTCGGGGCATTTCCACCCGAAACTGCGGTTGCGCGTGCGGGGGAAGTCGGTCGCGCGCCGCTGTTTCGTGGCGACCGCGACGAAGTTGATATTGCCGGCGTTCGGGTCGCTGACCGGAGGGCTGGACGTGGACCATCCGGAGATCGTCCGGGCGGTTGGGGTCGGGGCCGAGGCGATGGTGCCCGTAGCCGACCGAATGCTGCGGTTTCCGGTCGCGGCCTGA
- a CDS encoding potassium transporter Kup yields MTSVAGTPETALVPEHAAQQAAGQACAPSDLSAAHLHPHPALAALTVGAIGVVFGDIGTSPLYAFREALGQSSAGGIDPSEILGVLSLALWSLFLVVTVKYVIFLMRADNQGEGGVLALAALARRALGMRSKVAIVLGAAGASLFYGDAIITPALSVLSAMEGLRTIPSAAHIFNEGVVRALTIGILIALFLIQARGTAQVSKLFGPVCIVWFVAIGALGIWHIADEPSIVRVFLPTYGVSFLATHGVTGLFVLGAVFLTVTGAEALTADMGHFGKLPIRIGWFFLVFPALALNYLGQGAFALSRLEDAAARGVPFVNQDWFFLMAPEPLRPALIILAGFATVIASQAVITGAFSLTQQAIQLGLLPRLRIRQTSAVFAGQIYLPAINWLLLIGVLVLVIQFKTSSAMAAAYGIAVTGTMVVTTLLAYIVVRHRWNWSRPLALAAILPFLTLDLIFFGANILRVIEGGWVPLVIAASIGLIIFTWVRGKKIVSAFEKRQSIPLSDLAAALEKRPPERVSGTAVFLTANPHATPGALLHNLKHNKVLHERNLICSIRTADRPFVEESARAKVERVDDNFSIVVLTYGFMESPDVPRDLGVGNKTEQLGLDPMRTSFFIGRNTLKPDAEKGMPPWQDRIFMFLQRNASDPTDFLRIPPGKVLELGEQVTV; encoded by the coding sequence ATGACGTCCGTAGCCGGAACACCCGAGACCGCACTCGTGCCCGAACACGCTGCCCAGCAGGCGGCGGGGCAGGCGTGCGCGCCGTCGGACCTGTCGGCCGCGCATCTGCATCCGCATCCGGCGCTGGCCGCGCTGACGGTCGGCGCGATCGGCGTGGTGTTCGGCGATATCGGTACCAGTCCGCTCTATGCGTTCCGCGAGGCGCTCGGCCAGTCGTCCGCGGGCGGCATCGATCCGAGCGAGATCCTCGGCGTGCTGAGCCTCGCGCTCTGGTCGCTGTTCCTCGTTGTCACCGTCAAATACGTCATCTTCCTGATGCGTGCGGACAACCAGGGCGAGGGCGGCGTACTGGCGCTGGCCGCGCTCGCCCGTCGCGCGCTCGGCATGCGGTCGAAGGTGGCGATCGTGCTCGGCGCGGCAGGCGCGTCGTTGTTCTACGGCGATGCGATCATCACGCCGGCGCTGTCGGTGCTGTCGGCGATGGAGGGCCTGCGGACGATCCCGAGCGCGGCGCATATCTTCAACGAGGGCGTGGTGCGCGCGCTGACGATCGGCATCCTGATCGCGTTGTTCCTGATTCAGGCGCGCGGGACGGCGCAGGTGTCGAAGCTGTTCGGTCCGGTCTGTATCGTCTGGTTCGTCGCGATCGGCGCGCTGGGGATCTGGCACATCGCCGACGAGCCGTCGATCGTCCGGGTGTTCCTGCCGACCTACGGCGTCTCGTTCCTCGCGACGCACGGCGTCACCGGGCTGTTCGTGCTGGGCGCGGTGTTCCTGACCGTCACCGGTGCCGAGGCGCTGACCGCGGACATGGGGCATTTCGGCAAGCTGCCGATCCGCATCGGCTGGTTCTTCCTCGTCTTCCCGGCGCTGGCACTGAATTATTTGGGGCAGGGGGCGTTCGCCTTGTCGCGGCTCGAGGATGCGGCGGCGCGGGGCGTGCCGTTCGTCAACCAGGACTGGTTCTTCCTGATGGCGCCCGAGCCGTTGCGGCCGGCGCTGATCATCCTGGCGGGGTTCGCGACCGTGATTGCCAGCCAGGCGGTGATCACGGGTGCGTTCTCGTTGACGCAGCAGGCGATCCAGCTCGGGCTGCTGCCGCGGCTGCGTATCCGTCAGACGTCGGCGGTGTTCGCGGGCCAGATCTACCTGCCGGCGATCAACTGGCTGTTGCTGATCGGCGTGCTGGTGCTGGTGATCCAGTTCAAGACGTCGTCGGCGATGGCGGCGGCGTACGGCATCGCGGTCACGGGGACGATGGTCGTCACCACCTTGCTGGCGTATATCGTGGTGCGGCATCGGTGGAACTGGTCGCGCCCGCTGGCGCTGGCGGCGATCCTGCCGTTCCTGACGCTCGACCTGATCTTCTTCGGCGCGAACATCCTGCGCGTGATCGAGGGGGGCTGGGTGCCGCTGGTCATCGCCGCGTCGATCGGGCTGATCATCTTCACCTGGGTGCGCGGCAAGAAGATCGTCAGCGCGTTCGAAAAGCGGCAGAGCATCCCGCTGAGCGACCTCGCCGCCGCGCTGGAGAAGCGTCCGCCCGAGCGCGTGTCGGGGACCGCGGTGTTCCTGACGGCGAACCCGCATGCGACGCCGGGGGCGCTGCTGCACAATCTGAAGCACAACAAGGTGCTGCACGAGCGCAACCTGATCTGCAGCATCCGCACCGCCGACCGGCCGTTCGTGGAGGAGTCCGCGCGCGCGAAGGTGGAGCGGGTGGACGACAATTTCTCGATCGTCGTGCTGACCTATGGGTTCATGGAGTCGCCCGACGTGCCGCGCGATCTGGGCGTTGGGAACAAGACCGAGCAGCTTGGGCTGGATCCGATGCGGACGTCGTTCTTTATCGGGCGCAACACGCTGAAGCCGGATGCGGAGAAGGGGATGCCGCCTTGGCAGGACCGGATCTTCATGTTCCTGCAGCGGAATGCGAGCGACCCGACGGACTTTTTGAGGATTCCGCCGGGGAAGGTGCTTGAGTTGGGCGAGCAGGTCACGGTCTGA